In Synechococcus sp. RS9909, one genomic interval encodes:
- a CDS encoding acetyl-CoA carboxylase carboxyltransferase subunit alpha has translation MARRPLLEFEKPLVELEQQIEQIRQLARDSEVDVSQQLLQLETLAARRREEIFSNLTPAQKIQVARHPHRPSTLDFIQMFCDDWVELHGDRRGSDDQALIGGLGRIGDRAVLLLGHQKGRDTKENVARNFGMATPGGYRKALRLMDHADRFGLPILSFIDTPGAYAGLLAEEQGQGEAIAVNLREMFRLRVPIIATVIGEGGSGGALGIGVADRLLMFEHSVYTVASPEACASILWRDAGKAPEAAAALRITGPDLCTLGVVDEVLPEPAGGNNWAPLQAGEVLKEAIERHLGELDGLSVDALREQRYRKFRAMGRVLSTGAASENDHAA, from the coding sequence ATGGCCCGTCGTCCCCTGCTCGAATTCGAGAAGCCCCTGGTGGAACTGGAGCAACAGATCGAGCAGATCCGTCAGCTTGCAAGGGATTCTGAGGTGGATGTGAGCCAGCAGCTGCTCCAGCTCGAAACCTTGGCGGCGCGACGCCGTGAGGAGATCTTCTCCAATCTCACCCCTGCACAGAAAATCCAGGTGGCCCGCCACCCCCACCGGCCAAGCACTCTGGATTTCATCCAGATGTTCTGCGATGACTGGGTTGAGCTCCATGGCGACCGTCGCGGCAGCGATGACCAGGCCCTGATTGGCGGCCTGGGTCGGATCGGAGACCGTGCGGTGCTTCTGCTCGGCCATCAGAAAGGACGCGACACCAAAGAAAATGTGGCCCGTAATTTCGGCATGGCCACGCCGGGCGGTTACCGCAAGGCCTTGCGCCTGATGGATCACGCCGATCGGTTCGGATTGCCGATCCTCAGCTTCATCGATACCCCCGGTGCCTACGCCGGACTGTTGGCCGAAGAACAGGGGCAGGGAGAGGCGATTGCGGTGAATCTGCGGGAGATGTTCCGCTTGCGGGTGCCGATCATCGCCACGGTGATCGGGGAGGGGGGATCCGGCGGTGCGCTCGGCATCGGAGTCGCCGATCGCTTGCTGATGTTTGAACACAGCGTCTACACGGTGGCCAGCCCCGAGGCCTGTGCCTCCATCCTCTGGCGCGATGCCGGCAAGGCGCCAGAGGCAGCAGCGGCCCTGCGCATCACCGGCCCCGATCTCTGCACGCTGGGGGTGGTGGATGAGGTGCTTCCGGAACCGGCTGGTGGGAACAATTGGGCCCCGCTTCAGGCCGGTGAGGTGCTGAAGGAGGCGATCGAGCGCCATCTGGGCGAACTCGATGGGCTCTCAGTCGACGCGTTGCGCGAGCAGCGCTACCGCAAGTTCAGAGCGATGGGGCGGGTTCTCTCCACAGGGGCCGCGTCGGAGAACGATCACGCTGCCTAG
- a CDS encoding long-chain acyl-[acyl-carrier-protein] reductase: MFGLIGHSTSFEAARQKAFELGFDHIADGDLDVWCSAPPQLVETFDVTSPTGRTITGAYIDSCFVPEMLSRFKTARRKVLNAMELAQKKGINITALGGFTSIIFENFNLLQHQHVRSTTLEWERFTTGNTHTAWVISRQVEINAPRLGIDLSKARVAVVGATGDIGSAVCRWLSQRTGVAELLLVARQQQPLLDLQKELGGGRILSLDEAVPEADVVVWVASMPRTLEIDAASLRQPCLMIDGGYPKNLNARIAGSGVHVLKGGIVEFGSDIGWNMMELAEMEKPQRQMFACFAEAMLLEFESCHTNFSWGRNNITLEKMDFIGEASRRHGFSTLNLSAPVQVAAA; the protein is encoded by the coding sequence ATGTTTGGTCTGATCGGACACTCCACCAGCTTTGAAGCCGCCAGGCAGAAGGCTTTCGAGCTCGGGTTCGATCACATCGCTGATGGCGATCTGGATGTGTGGTGCAGTGCCCCGCCCCAGTTGGTGGAAACCTTTGATGTGACCAGCCCCACCGGCCGAACCATCACGGGGGCCTACATCGACTCCTGTTTCGTGCCTGAGATGCTCAGCCGCTTCAAGACGGCACGGCGCAAGGTGTTGAACGCCATGGAACTGGCTCAGAAAAAGGGCATCAACATCACGGCTCTCGGTGGCTTCACCTCGATCATTTTTGAGAACTTCAACTTGCTGCAGCATCAACATGTGCGCAGCACCACCCTGGAGTGGGAGCGTTTCACCACCGGCAACACCCACACGGCCTGGGTGATCAGCCGTCAAGTTGAGATTAATGCTCCCCGCCTGGGCATCGATCTCTCCAAGGCTCGCGTTGCTGTGGTGGGTGCCACCGGCGACATCGGCAGCGCCGTCTGCCGGTGGCTGTCTCAACGCACGGGCGTGGCAGAGCTGTTGCTCGTGGCGCGTCAGCAGCAGCCCCTGCTCGACCTGCAGAAGGAGTTGGGTGGCGGTCGCATCCTGTCCCTCGACGAAGCGGTCCCCGAAGCGGATGTGGTCGTCTGGGTGGCCAGCATGCCCAGGACGCTGGAAATCGATGCCGCCAGCCTGCGGCAACCCTGCCTGATGATCGACGGCGGTTATCCCAAGAACCTGAATGCCCGGATCGCCGGATCCGGCGTGCATGTGCTCAAGGGCGGCATCGTTGAATTCGGTAGTGATATCGGTTGGAACATGATGGAGCTGGCGGAAATGGAGAAACCGCAGCGTCAGATGTTTGCTTGCTTTGCGGAGGCGATGTTGCTCGAATTTGAATCGTGCCACACCAATTTCAGTTGGGGAAGAAACAACATCACCCTCGAGAAAATGGATTTCATTGGTGAGGCTTCGCGTCGGCATGGCTTCTCCACCCTCAACCTCAGCGCTCCTGTTCAGGTCGCCGCCGCCTGA
- a CDS encoding S1 RNA-binding domain-containing protein, which yields MAGSGSPQPKQPKPAAAAAAPRKPQLVMHISKKEEQDRLRREAEEARAAAVAAEQRALELEQAAQAAGVVPASGPSRPVAPSRPGTPVNTDESRFDTSELEGLSMADLLGPADQQRRAAGASRQESPRDESISRSVDDFDFDEDAFLAALDANEPVGTTGEVVTGTVIGLESDGVYVDIGGKAPGFMPKSECGLGVITNLKERFPKGLEVEVLVTREQNADGMVTISCRALALRKSWDKVKELEKQGKVVQVTISGFNRGGVTCDLEGLRGFIPRSHLQDGENHEALVGKTLGVAFLEVNAETRKLVLSEKRAATAARFAELEVGQLVEGTVVAVKPYGFFVDLGGISGLLHQSMITGGSMRSLREVFDQGDAVKALITELDPGRGRIALNTALLEGQPGELLIEKDTVMAEAADRANRARNVLRQQEQSAG from the coding sequence ATGGCCGGATCCGGCAGTCCGCAGCCCAAGCAGCCGAAGCCAGCCGCTGCAGCGGCTGCGCCGCGCAAGCCCCAGCTGGTGATGCACATCAGCAAGAAGGAGGAGCAGGATCGCCTACGCCGCGAGGCGGAGGAGGCCAGGGCTGCAGCCGTCGCAGCCGAACAGCGAGCCCTGGAGCTCGAGCAGGCGGCCCAGGCGGCCGGTGTGGTGCCGGCAAGCGGGCCGAGCCGGCCCGTGGCACCGAGCCGGCCGGGCACCCCTGTCAACACGGACGAGAGCCGTTTCGACACCTCGGAGCTCGAGGGCCTGTCGATGGCGGATCTGCTCGGCCCTGCAGACCAGCAGAGACGTGCAGCAGGCGCGTCCCGGCAGGAGTCACCACGGGACGAATCAATCAGCCGCAGCGTCGACGATTTCGACTTCGATGAAGATGCCTTCCTCGCGGCACTCGATGCCAACGAACCGGTGGGAACCACCGGTGAAGTGGTCACCGGAACGGTGATCGGCCTCGAGAGCGACGGAGTGTATGTGGATATCGGCGGTAAAGCGCCGGGGTTCATGCCGAAGAGCGAGTGCGGTCTGGGGGTGATCACCAATCTCAAGGAGCGGTTCCCCAAGGGCCTGGAGGTGGAAGTGCTCGTAACACGCGAGCAGAACGCCGATGGCATGGTCACGATCAGCTGCCGCGCCCTCGCCCTGCGCAAGAGCTGGGACAAGGTGAAGGAGCTGGAGAAACAGGGCAAGGTGGTTCAGGTGACGATCAGCGGCTTCAACCGCGGCGGCGTCACCTGTGACCTGGAAGGCCTGCGCGGTTTCATTCCCCGGTCCCATCTGCAGGACGGGGAGAACCATGAAGCCCTGGTGGGCAAGACCCTGGGTGTGGCCTTCCTCGAGGTGAATGCGGAGACCCGGAAGCTTGTGCTGTCAGAAAAGCGGGCGGCCACGGCGGCCCGCTTCGCCGAACTGGAAGTGGGCCAGTTGGTGGAGGGCACGGTGGTGGCTGTGAAGCCCTACGGCTTCTTCGTCGATCTCGGCGGCATCAGTGGCCTGTTGCACCAGTCGATGATCACCGGCGGCAGCATGCGCTCACTTCGCGAAGTGTTTGATCAGGGTGATGCCGTCAAGGCCTTGATCACCGAGCTCGATCCCGGCCGCGGTCGGATCGCCCTGAACACCGCCCTGCTGGAAGGTCAACCCGGAGAGCTGTTGATCGAGAAGGACACCGTGATGGCGGAAGCCGCCGATCGGGCCAACAGGGCTCGTAACGTCCTCAGGCAGCAAGAACAATCTGCCGGATGA
- a CDS encoding creatininase family protein encodes MPKPQRRLDRLAWPEVRTGLLREGATLVWPFGACEQHGPQLPLATDALFAERILAAVLERLPDALPVWSLPVQPIGFSPEHLGFAGTLSLSAELLMRLVEEVGCQLADAGVQRLVLLNAHGGQIALLQTAARSLRASRPALAVLPCFLWAGVDGIGDLIPAPELQTGLHAGLAETSLMLQLAPDLVGSERPVDGEHQRVDAAVTPPAGWSLEGDAPWAWMSRDLSDSGVIGDSRGASRLLGAALETALVNHWCDRLERLLASDWPPRPEASDSVPRW; translated from the coding sequence ATGCCTAAGCCGCAACGGCGCCTGGACCGTCTCGCCTGGCCGGAGGTGCGCACCGGCTTGCTTCGGGAGGGGGCCACGCTGGTCTGGCCCTTCGGTGCCTGTGAACAGCATGGCCCCCAATTGCCGCTGGCCACCGATGCCCTGTTCGCGGAGCGGATCCTCGCGGCGGTGCTGGAACGCCTGCCGGATGCGCTTCCGGTCTGGTCGTTGCCGGTGCAGCCGATCGGTTTCTCCCCGGAGCACCTCGGCTTCGCCGGTACCCTCTCCCTGTCGGCAGAGCTGTTGATGCGTCTCGTTGAAGAGGTGGGCTGCCAGCTGGCCGATGCCGGTGTGCAACGCCTGGTGCTGCTGAATGCCCATGGTGGGCAGATCGCCCTGCTGCAGACGGCGGCCCGCAGCCTGCGGGCCAGCCGGCCGGCCCTGGCTGTGCTGCCTTGCTTCCTCTGGGCTGGTGTCGACGGCATCGGGGATCTGATCCCCGCTCCGGAATTGCAGACCGGTCTCCATGCCGGCCTGGCAGAAACCAGTCTGATGCTGCAGTTGGCTCCGGATCTGGTCGGTTCGGAGCGCCCCGTGGATGGGGAGCATCAGCGCGTCGACGCTGCTGTGACGCCACCGGCTGGCTGGAGCCTGGAGGGCGATGCTCCCTGGGCCTGGATGAGCCGCGATCTCAGTGACAGCGGGGTGATCGGTGACAGCCGAGGCGCGTCCAGGTTGCTGGGGGCAGCTCTGGAAACTGCCCTGGTGAACCATTGGTGCGACCGCCTCGAACGGCTGCTGGCGAGTGACTGGCCACCCCGCCCTGAGGCCTCGGACTCCGTCCCGAGGTGGTGA
- a CDS encoding aldehyde oxygenase (deformylating) — translation MPTLETSEVAVLEDSMASGSRLPDFTSEAYKDAYSRINAIVIEGEQEAHDNYIALGTLIPEQKDELARLARMEMKHMKGFTSCGRNLGVEADLPFAKEFFAPLHGNFQAALQEGKVVTCLLIQALLIEAFAISAYHIYIPVADPFARKITEGVVKDEYTHLNYGQEWLKANFEASKDELMEANKANLPLIRSMLEQVAADAAVLQMEKEDLIEDFLIAYQEALCEIGFSSRDIARMAAAALAV, via the coding sequence ATGCCGACCCTTGAGACGTCTGAGGTCGCCGTTCTTGAAGACTCGATGGCTTCAGGCTCCCGGCTGCCTGATTTCACCAGCGAGGCTTACAAGGACGCCTACAGCCGCATCAATGCGATCGTGATCGAGGGTGAGCAGGAAGCGCACGACAACTACATCGCCCTCGGCACGCTGATCCCCGAGCAGAAGGATGAGCTGGCCCGTCTCGCCCGCATGGAGATGAAGCACATGAAGGGGTTCACCTCCTGTGGCCGCAATCTCGGCGTGGAGGCAGACCTTCCCTTTGCTAAGGAATTCTTCGCCCCCCTGCACGGGAACTTCCAGGCAGCTCTCCAGGAGGGCAAGGTGGTGACCTGCCTGTTGATTCAGGCGCTGCTGATTGAAGCGTTCGCCATTTCCGCCTATCACATCTACATCCCGGTGGCGGATCCCTTCGCTCGCAAGATCACTGAAGGTGTGGTGAAGGATGAGTACACCCACCTCAATTACGGCCAGGAATGGCTGAAGGCCAATTTTGAGGCCAGCAAGGATGAGCTGATGGAGGCCAACAAGGCCAATCTGCCTCTGATCCGCTCGATGCTGGAGCAGGTGGCAGCCGACGCCGCCGTGCTGCAGATGGAAAAGGAAGATCTGATCGAAGATTTCCTGATCGCTTACCAGGAGGCCCTCTGCGAGATCGGTTTCAGCTCCCGTGACATTGCTCGCATGGCCGCCGCTGCCCTCGCGGTCTGA